The genomic segment TTTTCGGGTATACCCGACTGCGGACTGCAGTGATTACCCAACTCGTTGCGTACAATGCGCGTCGAGGCCTCACAGGTCTTCAAAACCTGTGCGGTCTGGCCGTTATGGGAAATCACCAGTCAGGACTCCGTCACCACGGCCTGCACGCGACGCCGGCGGCGCTTGACGTCGGCCATGTCCAGGTGCGGGCGGATCAGCAGGACCGGAACCGGCGACGAACGCACCACCTTGTCGGCCACGCTGCCCATCAGCCAGCGCGCCGACGCACTGCGGCCGTGCGTGGACATCGTGATCAGATCGGCGCCGATGGCCGCGGCATGCCGGAGGATCGCATCGCACACGGGGCCGTCGCGTGTGTCAGCGCGCGCGGCAAAGCCGTCGGCGCGCAGCGCGGCGGCGATGTGATCGACATAGGACTGGGCGTCCGCGCGCAGCAGGTCGAGATCGTCGGCGAAGCGCAGGAACAGGTCGGCATCGGTGACGCCGGTATCCGGCGCCGGAAAGACGACCACGCGCAACAGGCAGATTTCGGAGTTGTGGCTCCGAGCGATCTCCTGTGCATGAATCAGCACCGCTTCCGACAGGGCCGAGCCGTCGAGTGGAACCAGAATACGCTTGAACATACGTCACCTCGGCCGGTGCGGGAGCGCCGTGCAGGCGGCACGAGTGCGGCCTGTGGACGGAGCGTGTCCCGCGACCGTGCAACCGGCGGCGTGCCAGGGCGACGCGCCGCGCGGCACGCGAGGGGCTGTCAGGCGGCGCCGAGCAGCGCAAGCACCACGCCGCCTGCCACGACGCTGGCGATCTGCCCCGCCGTGTTGGCGCCCATCGCATGCATCAACAGAAAGTTCTCGTAGTCCTCTTCCTGTCCGACCTTCTGCACCACGCGCGCCGCCATTGGGAAGGCGCTGATGCCGGCCGCGCCGATTAGCGGGTTCAGGTTGCCGCGCCCCAGCCAGTTCAGCAGCTTGGCCAGCAGCAGCCCGGCGGCCGTATCAAACGTGAACGCGACGATGCCGAGCACCAGGATGCTCAACGTCTCGATGCGCAGGAAAGCCGCCGCCTGCATCGTCGCGCCGACCGTCAGCCCCAAGAAGAGCGTCACAATGTTGGCGATTTCCTTTTGCGACGCCGAAGTCAGCCGCTCGACGACGCCGGACTCGCGCAGCAGGTTGCCCAGCATCAACATGCCGATCAGCGGCGTCGCCATCGGCACCAGTGTGCCGACCGCGATCGTCACCACAAGCGGGAACATCACGCGCGTGCGGCGGCTGATCACGCGGCTGGTATACGGCATGCGCACGGCGCGCTCGCGCCGTGTCGTCAGCAGGCGCATGATCGGCGGCTGGATCAGCGGCACCAGCGACATGTAGCTGTACGCGGTGACGGCGATCGGGCCGAGCAGGTGCGGCGCGAGCAGGCTGCTGACGTAGATCGATGTCGGGCCGTCAATCGCGCCGATGATGCCAATGGAGGCCGCCTCGTTCATATTGAAGCCAAGCGCCAGCGCCAGCAGCAGCGTGCCGAAAATGCCGAACTGCCCGGCCGCGCCGAGCAGCGCCATCTTCGGGTGCTCCAGCAGCGGGCCGAAGTCGGTCATCGCGCCGATGCCGATGAAGATCAGCAGCGGGAACAGCTCGTTGGACAGGCCCGCGCGCGACAGCACCTGCAGCATGCCGCCTTCCTGCACCAGCGGCGAGAGCGGCAGGTTGGCCAGGATCGCGCCCGCGCCGATCGGCAGCAGCAGCATCGGCTCGTACTCGCGCCCGACGGCCAGATAGATCAGCAGGCAGCCGGCGGCGATCATCACGACCGAGCCGAGCGTGACATGCGTAATGCCTTGCAGGAGCAGCGACAGGACCGTGCCGTCCATGCTAGGCGTCCCGGAAGCGCACGAGCAGGTCGTTGTGCGCGACGGTCTGGCCCGCCTGTACGCAGATTTCCTCGACGATGCCGTCGCGCGGCGAGCGCAGCGGGTTCTGCATCTTCATCGTTTCCATCGTGACCAGCACCTGCCCGCGCGTGACCGTATCGCCCGCCTTGACGGCGACCGAGACGATCGCGCCGGGCAGCGGCGCTTTCAACGCGGACACACGCCCCGCCGGAGTGGCGACCGACCGGGCCGCCGGCGACGACGACGGCGGCGGTGCAACACGGGCGGCCGGAGCGAGCGGCGCGGATGCGGCGGCCGGCGCCGGGCC from the Chloroflexota bacterium genome contains:
- a CDS encoding universal stress protein, which encodes MFKRILVPLDGSALSEAVLIHAQEIARSHNSEICLLRVVVFPAPDTGVTDADLFLRFADDLDLLRADAQSYVDHIAAALRADGFAARADTRDGPVCDAILRHAAAIGADLITMSTHGRSASARWLMGSVADKVVRSSPVPVLLIRPHLDMADVKRRRRRVQAVVTES
- a CDS encoding sodium ion-translocating decarboxylase subunit beta, producing the protein MDGTVLSLLLQGITHVTLGSVVMIAAGCLLIYLAVGREYEPMLLLPIGAGAILANLPLSPLVQEGGMLQVLSRAGLSNELFPLLIFIGIGAMTDFGPLLEHPKMALLGAAGQFGIFGTLLLALALGFNMNEAASIGIIGAIDGPTSIYVSSLLAPHLLGPIAVTAYSYMSLVPLIQPPIMRLLTTRRERAVRMPYTSRVISRRTRVMFPLVVTIAVGTLVPMATPLIGMLMLGNLLRESGVVERLTSASQKEIANIVTLFLGLTVGATMQAAAFLRIETLSILVLGIVAFTFDTAAGLLLAKLLNWLGRGNLNPLIGAAGISAFPMAARVVQKVGQEEDYENFLLMHAMGANTAGQIASVVAGGVVLALLGAA
- a CDS encoding biotin attachment protein, yielding MMRRYTIEIGGKPYTLAVDEVATDRYTVSLDDGESYDVQFVSEDGPAPAAASAPLAPAARVAPPPSSSPAARSVATPAGRVSALKAPLPGAIVSVAVKAGDTVTRGQVLVTMETMKMQNPLRSPRDGIVEEICVQAGQTVAHNDLLVRFRDA